The Deltaproteobacteria bacterium genomic interval TTCGGCGTCGGCTCGGGGAAAACGGAGATGGATGGCTTTGTTTCAGCCTTGGGTGTAACATCCTTGGGCGAAGAATAGGTAGGCAACCCGGCCGCTGGCTTCGACGCGCCATAACTGGGGAGCCCTTTTTTGCCTTCTTCCTTTTCGGGGGAATCACCCTCGGGTGAACCACCCTTGAAACGATTGGTCAATTTTTCAAACATGGTTTTTCTCCTTATTTAAGGGCCAGTGTAGGTCCGTTAAAACCGGCTTGTCAAGGAGGGGAATGATTGGAAATCTTAGGCCGCTTCGTCCTCAACGCTGTAGTTCGGAAACATAATCACAGCGGGATGGACTTTCAGGGCCTTCGCCAAGACGAGCGCCCTGTCTCGACCAATCTGCTGACGACCTGATTCCATATTGGAAATATTGGCCTGGGTCATGCCGGTTAACTTGGCCAACCCCCCTTGAGTTAGCTCCTGTAAATTACGAAGTGTAGCCAGCATTTCCCCCGGCGTCATTGAAGCAGGATCTTCCCCTACCACGAAATCCTTTTTATTGATCTTTTTCTTCATCGGATCACCTTTAGTAGCTGTGTGGATTGATCTCCACGACATAAACAGTTAATTGGTCCTTATCTATTTTATAAATCACCCTCCATTGCCTGTTCAGACGAGAGGAGCGAAACCCGCCCCACTCTCCTCTAAGGGCTTCATCATGGAACCCCTTCATCAACCTTAACCCCTGTGGCCCCTCAAGTTCGACAATGCGCTTCCAGGCGAGGTAGCTTCTTTTTATCTCAACGGGGGCCCGTTTAAATACCTTGGCAACCTCCTTATGCTCCAGAACAGTATACATTCATTATAACAAATATTCAATATGTTAAATATGTCAACGGTAAAAACAGGTATCAGGCCTATTTGTAACTTGATCATTATCCCTTCCGCGCCAGGTACATCGCCTTCCGGAAAATCGCTCGGAGGTGGAAGATATCGGATTCAGTCGGCCGGACCCGGCGGAAGAGATCCCGGATCACCACCATATTCCGAAAAGGGTTCTGGGGGTCCAGATACTGGATCGCCCGTAAGACCTCTTCTAAATGACCGATCATCCCCTCAAAACTCTTCCTTGTTGCCACAGCCGGCTTCGCCGGTTTTTTTATTTTCCAATCATGCAACAGTGACAATTCATAGGCGATCAACAAGACCGCCTGAGAGAGGTTCAAGGAAGGATTTTTTTTATTGGCCGGGATCGAAACGATCCGGTCGCAATAGGCGGCCGCCTCGTTGGAGAGACCGATCTCCTCCGGTCCAAAGAGGATCCCTATTCTGGAACCTGGCTTCTCCCTTTTTAAGTAAGTAACAAGGTCGCGAGACGAAATCTGCCTCCGATTTCGATCTTCCCGCTCACAGGAGGTGCCAATTACAAAATGACAATCGGCCACTGCCTCAGGGATGGTCCTAAAAATTTTGGCCTTTTTGAGAATCTCCCCTCCCCCCATCGACATTTTCACCGCTTCCAAGTTGCGGGGATCACAACGCGGGCTAACCAAACGAAGATCGGCAAACCCCATATTGTGCAAGGCCCGAGCGGAAGAGCCGACATTGCCGGCATACAACGGAGAGACAAGGATGAAAGAAAAATGGATCACAAAGGTTGCTGTTGCGTCACACAATGAATTCCACCGAGACCCCAGACAAGATCTTCGGCACGGATCCCGATAATTTTACGGTCTGGAAAAACCGATTGCAAAATGGCGGTCGCCTCCCGATCGGTCTCCTGCCCAAAGACCGGGAGCAACACAACCCCATTGGCAATATAGAAATTGGCGTAGCTGGCCGGGAGGCAGTCGTCCTGATACCCGATCCCCTTCGGGCCCGGGATCGGTTTCGGCATCGGCAACGGGATGACCGTTAAACGATTCCCATCCTGATCCGTCGCCTCCTTGAGGAGTTCAAGATTTTTTTGAAGAATCTCGTAGTTGGGGTCCCTGGAATCCTTGGTTGAAATGCAAACAACGGTCGTCGGGTTCACAAACCGGGCGATATCATCAATATGCCCCGACGTATCATCCCCGGCAATCCCACTTTTAAGCCAAATGACTTTTTTAATCCCGAGATATTCTAAAAGTTTTTGTTCAATCTCTCCCCGTGAAAGATTCGGATTGCGTGTCGGGCTTAAGAGACAGGACTCGGTCGTCAAAAGGGTTCCCTTCCCATTCACATCAATTGAGCCCCCTTCCAGAACGATGTTCGTCGACAAAATTTTGTGCCCCGTTAGCGTGGCAATTTTTTCAGGTACGGCATTATCGAGCGGCCGTGGCTCCCACCGCCCTCCCCAAGTATTAAAGATCCAGTCGGTCACCACAACATCTTTTCCATTTTTTATAAAAATAGGTCCAAAATCACGGATCCAGGAATCATTGGTTGGGATTCGATGAAAAATAATATTGGCAGAGATCGGAACATCCCCTTTTTGCAAAAGCCCCAAGGCCTGTTTTTCTGATTTCTCATCATTTACTAAAATAGGGACCTTCTCCCGGGGAGAGAGCGCCTTTACCATCGCCACCCAAACGACCGGAATCTTGTCCATCTTCCCGGGCCAGGTCTCCGGATTGTGCGGCCAAGCGAGCCAGGTCGCCTCATGCGGCTCCCATTCGGCCGGCATTCGGTAGGTTAACTGTGGCGGTGTTCCAGGCATGAAAATTATTTGACCAACCGGCTGTACGTATCAGTCCTGCGGGCCTTCAAAAAGGGCCAGTCCTTGCGGACGGCATTGATTTCTGCAAGATTACAAGGAACCAAGAGCAATTCCTCTTTGCGATCACTCGCCAGGGCAATCACCTCTCCCAACGGACTGGACACAAAAGAGCTCCCCCAAAAATGGAGGTGGTCTTCCTCCCCGACCCGATTCACCGCGGCGACAAAGACACCATTCGCAATGGCATGACTTCGTTGAATGGTAATCCAGGCTTGTCTTTCTTTCTCATTCAACGACTGCTGACCTTTTTTCTGAACGGGCCATCCAATCGCTGTGGGGTAAAAAATAATCTCGGCCCCATCCAGGGCAAGAAGTCTGGCCGCCTCCGGGAACCATTGATCCCAGCAGACGCAAACACCGATCCGGGCATAGCGGGTCTGAAAACTCTTATACCCCAGGTCGCCCGGTGAGAAATAAAACCGCTCCCCGTAATAATTGGTAAGGTCATCCGGGATATGGGTCTTCCGGTATTTTCCAACCAGGAAGCCATCGGCATCAAAAACAACGGCGGTGTTGTAATAAACTTTATTTTCTGTCTGCTCAAATAGGGAGGCGACCAAAACAACCTTCTTTTCAGCCGCCACCTTTGACAGTCTCTCGGTTGAATCCCCGGGAATCCTCTCTGCCAGCTCAAAGAACTTTTTGTTTTCTACCTGACAGAAATAACGGGAGAGAAAAAGCTCTGAAAGAGAAATGATCTGGGCCCCACGGTCGGCCAATTTTTTAATATCTTCCACCGCCTGTGAAAAATTGCGCCGGGGGTCCCCACTGCAGGCCCGCTGGACAAGTCCCAGAGTTACCGTGTTGGCCATAAAGGCACTATACCGGAGCATCACCAACTTGCAAGAGGATCATTGACGATTTTCTCACCATAAGACATATTAAAAACCGATGCAGTCGCTCAAAGAAGCCCTCCTCAAAACAGGACTGATCACCAAGGAAAAAATCAAGGCAGCCGAAGAGGCCTCAAAGAGAAGGGGCCGTCCCAATCCCCCAAAAAAAGCGGTGAGACCATCGACCCCACGACCCCCCAAGCCGGTTGAGAAAGTCCATGAACATCACATCCGCACCTTGTGTGAGGAGTGCCAAAAAAGTTCCCCGGACGTGGAATATTACCAACATCGCAAGAGGAGTCTGGATAAGTACTGGCTCTGCGTCAAATGCGCCGATGACCAATCTGTCCCGGATGACTGCCGCCAAACCCACCAGAGCCCCCAGGCCAAGACCGGCCTTTTCCGGCGGGAATATGGGGCCACTAAAGTTTTCCAGCCTTAGTTTTTCAACCTTGATATTTAAAAAGTTTCTGCTACAAGAGGTTGCTTCTAACCAAAGGAGAAGCCATGAGCGACATGCTTGTTGTAGCCTCAAAGGTAAAACAATACATCCGTGAGAAATCGGGGATGAACACCTCAGCCTCCACACTCCAGGCCTTGACCGAGATCGTTAAAAAGACCTGTGACCAGGCGATCCAGACGGCCCAGCAGGAGGGGCGGAAGACGGTGATGGACCGCGACTTCCCCGGTACCGGTTCAGGAGGGGCCGTTTAGCCCCCCAGTTTTTAAGGCAACTTTTGCCATTTCCCCTCCGATAAGTCCCGGGTGAGGGAGGGAAACGATGGATAAAAACCAAAGTACGGCCCGAAGGGAAAGAAGGAAGTACGCCCGCCTCGATATTGCCGTCACCGTTAGTTACGCCGTTGTTTCCGGTAATGGTGAGCTCAGTCCCTACGCGGAGGCGATCAGCAGCGATATCAGCGCCGGGGGCCTAAGACTGATGACCCCGGCTGCCCTCCAGAATGGGTCGACCCTCGACCTGGAAATCTTTACCCCGGAGCAGGAGGGGAGCCCCATCCACGCCAGCGGTGAGGTGGTCTGGCAGAATCAGGTCTCTGAAAATAGTTTTGAAACCGGGGCGATTATCCGGCATATGGAAGAGAAGGACAAAAAGAAGTTTTTGGGCTTTGTCTTTGATCAGATGTCGCGCTTTGTCGGAACCACCAACCCGGCCGTTAACTGAATTAAACCCGTCTAAAAACCTTTTGTTGAGGGGGAAGGCGGTCCTGCCCGTTGTTCTGGGGGGTGTCGTTGGAGGAGGGTTGCGGCATCAGACCCGTCAAGGGCGATTCGCCCAAGAGCGCCAGGCCGCTTTCTTTCAAACCTGAAAATCCCTTGTCCCAGTAGCCACTCTGGGTCCCCAGTTCGGCAAAGAAGTTTTTCAATACTGATGGTACATAGTTTTGGGTTTCGGCGTACGGGGGAATCCCTCCCGCCTTTTCAACCGCTCCCGGACCGGCATTATAGGCGGCAATCGCCTTTGGTAGGTCTCCATCAAAACGATCGATCATCTGACGAAGGTATTTGGAACCGCCATCCACATTCTGCCTAATATCGAATGAATTCTTAACCCCCATTTCTCTCGCCGTGGAAGGCATCAGTTGCATCAACCCTTGAGCCCCAACGGGGGAAACGGCACGGGAGTTGAAATGACTCTCCTGCTTGATAACCGCATTAATCAGTTCGGGCGGCAGGTTATATTTTGAGGAAGCCTCCTGAACGGCAAGATTAATTTCTTCTTGTTCCTCTTCCTTGGCACTGAGGGGCCGGAACGATTTTTGTTCGGAAATACCGGTTTTTGGTTTGGAAGAAGTTTCCTGAAGAAGGGCCGCAAAACTCCCTTCCTTTTTAGTAGACCCCACTTGACTCTTTTCAGAACGGTCCACCTTTTGGGCAGAACCATATGGGTTGAGTTTGGGCAAGAGCATACCAAGGGATAATCTTGCAGTTTCCATGCCAATCCACGGATCAATAAAGTTAAGTGATCACAGCTAGTTAAAGATAATGGGGTTGAAACAAGGGGGGTCTTCAACCCCCTGAACCGGGGGGTTGAAACTACATCTTGGCCAACAGCTCTGAGAGCCAGACAATGTTACCGTAATAGGTATCGACCAGGAGGCCGGTAACGTACCAGACCGGGGCATGCGAGAGTTTGATATAACCACCGAGAGAAAACCGGGAACTGTAGTGCCAGACATAGTCGCCGGTCAGTTTCTTGAGGAGGAAACCGCTCGCCAGTTCCACCCCAAAAAAGACCAGCATATAACCAACGGCCCGAAAGAGGAGGGGGTAATAGACCAGCTGATTATGGACCGGTTCAAAGAGAAAGGCGATAAGACTATAGATCGGAAACATCCAGAGAGAGGTGTTGGCAGAAAGCCGCCAGCTTTTATTTTTGACCCTATCCTTCACACCGGTATAGAGGATCTCCCCGATCCAGCCGGCAAGACCAAACAAAAGATACCTCCAGACGGTAGCACTCATTGGTTTTTCCTTTCGATCTCTATAAAATTCGAGGTAACCTCATCCGGCATCTCGGCAAATGGTTTCTGGCAGAAGAGTGCCTGTAGGCGAGCCCTGCCTAAAGAAACATCTCCGGGTAACAACACTGAAAAAGTCTCTCCTTTTTCCTTGACCAGAGCACACCCCTCTTTGGGCCTAAAAAGAGGCTGTTTTCCTCCCCCCTCTGAGACCAGACTGACCTCTTTCACCCCAAACGGGTAATCGGTCACCTGCACGAAGGAAATTTCTGCCGGTTGACCGGGAGGGTACCGGTCAAAATCAGTGGTGAGGAAGATCCTCTTGTTGTGGTCCGCAATCGTGGTTCCGGTTTTGGAGGAGGTTTCATCCCAGAAACGGGGCTTTCCGGTATCCAGATGAAGCGTCTTCGTGTGATAAAAACCGAGGCCGCAACAGTCCTTATCCCGAAGTTCCTGCCATATTTTCCGGGCCAGATTGTAATTCAGTTGCAGATCAGCCGCCAGACCGTCTTTGTGAAGGCTTGCCTTCCCGGCCATCTTCCCGGCCTTCCGGAGTTGTTCATTTTCCTCCGGACTCCGGTAGCCGGAGCGGATCTGGATCGGGCGAATCCGGTAGTTATCTTCCAGGTAGTCCAAAAGGGCAATCAACCGGAGGGCGATCCGGTCTCCGTACTGATCGGCGCCAAAGAACTGATTGATCGCCTTCCTCCCCTCTTCGGAATAATCCTTCTCCTTGTTCCGGTAGGAGACCTTCAATCGACGGTGACTCCCCCACTCCTGGAGTGAAACAGTCCCATCCCCCTCAAGAAAGAAACGGCCATGCCCCGGCGGGAGAGAGAGACTGGTGGCATCGCTATTAAAAGAAAAACCGATCAGGCCCAGGAGAAGACTGTAAATGACCCGGTTATTCATCGGCCGCTCCACCGGTCCCTTGGCATCGCCTATGCCTCTGGTAACACCCCTGCATCTGTTTCTGGCGGCGTTCAATCTTGCGGTGGAGCCGGTCCCTTTCCGAAACAGACTTCACCACCGCCATCTTGTTATGGGTATCGGCCACCTGATTTTCCATCAGGACGCACTGACGACGGAGCGATTCGCAGTGGGATTTTCCCCCGCTCCATTCCGGTTCGGAAATCGGTTTGGCCTTGTAAGGCTCCTTTTTGCCAAGCACAAAGGGGAGATACCGCCTCGCCTGGGGGAAGGCCACTACCGGTGGAAGGGCAAAGGCCGCAGGGGCAACCCCCAACAAGAGAACCAGAACGAGGAACCTCACAGAGGCCTTAGTAGCGAAAAGGGGGGGAAAGGACAATTGATTTTTCGGTTGCCCCCCTCCCCGCTTCGCGCTACCCTTTCGGGGATGAAGCGATTTTGGCCCCTCCTCCTTCTCATCCTTGCTGGTTGCGGCTCCGGCGACGTCACAATCCAGGTCCCTTTTGTCCGCCTCTTTTATGTCGGGTCCGGAACCGGCAAGATCCTTTCCGCCACCTCGGCCGACGGGGTCAACTTTACGGAGGAATCGGGGACCCGCTTTGAAAAAACGGGCGCCCGTCACCCCGATCTCTTCGAACCGGTTTCCAACCAGTTTGTCCTCTTTACCACCAAGGAAAACCGGCTCTTCAAGGCGACTGCAGACAGTATGAACAGCACCTTTACCGAAGAGACAACCTTTGACTGGGACAAGGGGGGAAACTCCTCCACCCACGCCATCACCGCCACCGGCCAAGATGAATCGGGCAAGACCACAACCACGATAGTGACCTTTCACTGCGCCGACGGAATTATTAAACGATCTAAC includes:
- a CDS encoding helix-turn-helix transcriptional regulator, with product MKKKINKKDFVVGEDPASMTPGEMLATLRNLQELTQGGLAKLTGMTQANISNMESGRQQIGRDRALVLAKALKVHPAVIMFPNYSVEDEAA
- a CDS encoding type II toxin-antitoxin system mRNA interferase toxin, RelE/StbE family; this translates as MYTVLEHKEVAKVFKRAPVEIKRSYLAWKRIVELEGPQGLRLMKGFHDEALRGEWGGFRSSRLNRQWRVIYKIDKDQLTVYVVEINPHSY
- a CDS encoding RNA methyltransferase; protein product: MIHFSFILVSPLYAGNVGSSARALHNMGFADLRLVSPRCDPRNLEAVKMSMGGGEILKKAKIFRTIPEAVADCHFVIGTSCEREDRNRRQISSRDLVTYLKREKPGSRIGILFGPEEIGLSNEAAAYCDRIVSIPANKKNPSLNLSQAVLLIAYELSLLHDWKIKKPAKPAVATRKSFEGMIGHLEEVLRAIQYLDPQNPFRNMVVIRDLFRRVRPTESDIFHLRAIFRKAMYLARKG
- a CDS encoding agmatine deiminase family protein, translating into MPGTPPQLTYRMPAEWEPHEATWLAWPHNPETWPGKMDKIPVVWVAMVKALSPREKVPILVNDEKSEKQALGLLQKGDVPISANIIFHRIPTNDSWIRDFGPIFIKNGKDVVVTDWIFNTWGGRWEPRPLDNAVPEKIATLTGHKILSTNIVLEGGSIDVNGKGTLLTTESCLLSPTRNPNLSRGEIEQKLLEYLGIKKVIWLKSGIAGDDTSGHIDDIARFVNPTTVVCISTKDSRDPNYEILQKNLELLKEATDQDGNRLTVIPLPMPKPIPGPKGIGYQDDCLPASYANFYIANGVVLLPVFGQETDREATAILQSVFPDRKIIGIRAEDLVWGLGGIHCVTQQQPL
- a CDS encoding carbon-nitrogen hydrolase is translated as MANTVTLGLVQRACSGDPRRNFSQAVEDIKKLADRGAQIISLSELFLSRYFCQVENKKFFELAERIPGDSTERLSKVAAEKKVVLVASLFEQTENKVYYNTAVVFDADGFLVGKYRKTHIPDDLTNYYGERFYFSPGDLGYKSFQTRYARIGVCVCWDQWFPEAARLLALDGAEIIFYPTAIGWPVQKKGQQSLNEKERQAWITIQRSHAIANGVFVAAVNRVGEEDHLHFWGSSFVSSPLGEVIALASDRKEELLLVPCNLAEINAVRKDWPFLKARRTDTYSRLVK
- a CDS encoding PilZ domain-containing protein gives rise to the protein MDKNQSTARRERRKYARLDIAVTVSYAVVSGNGELSPYAEAISSDISAGGLRLMTPAALQNGSTLDLEIFTPEQEGSPIHASGEVVWQNQVSENSFETGAIIRHMEEKDKKKFLGFVFDQMSRFVGTTNPAVN
- a CDS encoding lytic transglycosylase domain-containing protein — translated: METARLSLGMLLPKLNPYGSAQKVDRSEKSQVGSTKKEGSFAALLQETSSKPKTGISEQKSFRPLSAKEEEQEEINLAVQEASSKYNLPPELINAVIKQESHFNSRAVSPVGAQGLMQLMPSTAREMGVKNSFDIRQNVDGGSKYLRQMIDRFDGDLPKAIAAYNAGPGAVEKAGGIPPYAETQNYVPSVLKNFFAELGTQSGYWDKGFSGLKESGLALLGESPLTGLMPQPSSNDTPQNNGQDRLPPQQKVFRRV
- a CDS encoding DUF882 domain-containing protein; the protein is MNNRVIYSLLLGLIGFSFNSDATSLSLPPGHGRFFLEGDGTVSLQEWGSHRRLKVSYRNKEKDYSEEGRKAINQFFGADQYGDRIALRLIALLDYLEDNYRIRPIQIRSGYRSPEENEQLRKAGKMAGKASLHKDGLAADLQLNYNLARKIWQELRDKDCCGLGFYHTKTLHLDTGKPRFWDETSSKTGTTIADHNKRIFLTTDFDRYPPGQPAEISFVQVTDYPFGVKEVSLVSEGGGKQPLFRPKEGCALVKEKGETFSVLLPGDVSLGRARLQALFCQKPFAEMPDEVTSNFIEIERKNQ